One stretch of Xiphophorus maculatus strain JP 163 A chromosome 19, X_maculatus-5.0-male, whole genome shotgun sequence DNA includes these proteins:
- the LOC102224400 gene encoding kinesin-like protein KIF26A isoform X2, with the protein MMDWKELAAQKLNLSSKRKKHQPSLLHPQEPSIYPTNFSGILQVSPPPTPPCLLRAVSKVKENPGMGKVKVMMRICPSLEAVDSSESQSFLKVDSRKKQLTLYDPASSPHSSSGHRRSATVSVPKIFAFDAVFTHDASQAEVCSGTVAEVIQSVVNGADGCIFCFGQVKLGKTYTMIGKDSSTQSLGIVPCAISWLFKLINERKEKTGTRFSVRVSAVEIFGKDEELKDLLSEVSTGSLQEGQSPGIHLREDPICGTQLQNQSELRAPTAEKAGFFLDAALAARSTSRPDADEDERRNSHMLFTLHIYQYRMEKSGKGGMSGGRSRLHLIDLGSCEKVLSKSRDGGGGMCLSLNALGNVIMALTNGAKHVPYRDSKLTMLLRESLGNINCRTTMIAHISDSPAHYADSLNTIQLASRIHRMRKKKSKYASSSSGGESSCEEGRVRRPPHLRPFHPRTVALDPDLPALLSDPEYSSSSEQSCDTVIYVGPGGTAISDRELSDNEGPPAFVPIIPSLNKKRSAKEGPQDRDQFFKCNTFAELQERLECIDGSEEPTAFVGEGKRNQASPKTEKSKENQVCNSPKTGINLYNNQEGISTKQSIPIQISCSANVIPKLDANKRQCMPSERVPAETVQNVCRTSADGEKVLMSESQVTTNRSTAPIAISSEPVVREKVYPNKKALPKPAPPPSQQMENPEKGERSGTRMPPVGMSHQAVKRRDPCTSPFLRAPVEVCQVRSTLRERCLDRDILRATVTLQQPVELNGEDELVFTVVEELSIGSIVDKGRPSSIISFNSDCSLQALASGSRPVSIISSINDEFDAYTSTVGGSEVNIAMVTPTQESTMECIDSRGSSISSWLSEVSVCTLESEGAHSTDVFLPQAQHIGPESTFYFDSLEMFHCMSSTRDAKSSLNDSGFSFSEQDSDSATSSKLSLSRCPQSPESTKGSLRFTSKLSKAHSVSSPPLPQGSSIVHSSLPRKIKPTSSISHSSSSSSSSSRDPPRQEAKQEDPWQRVNNHAEPQTSDSSTSRFLRNPPCGVFSSKASNNSNSVPHPPKVQGSTSSQRVVDGCEKSATRNPPSRMPQLRRGATTLGTVPVIHSSSDHKGSQDIASSSGSLKFSSLGKNNKANSQKASNLPKPGCTSPPPPPVRKSSLDHKTKILLPQSALKSAYGVAVRTYGGRTAVSEDELEVHRKADSTNFKTSSLNTAKVTSSLKAKGSKGEVGLHYGSQMSLERCESLSLSGSRATLSRENSGASLGSKSNKSIPRFGIPNSSSSPIATFQSTQSGGNNTKPSQAKTSVNTRALGAVNGNKARSLSANNSKGLSSSTKSLASPVTRNTNANLPPTGRISGSRTTAPVPNKPGRGTIMGTKQAIRAANSRVSELATGNISGKHGRGSGDSDSGNDSGVNVADDKSPTAMLPSPYSKITAPRRPQRYSSGHGSDNSSVLSGELPPAMGRTALFYHSGGSSGYESMIRDSEATGSASSALDSMSESGISSSGRARSSKYPKKRANGFQRRRLIPAPLPDTSSLGKKVAPAGQWVDLPPMSGQLKEPFEIKVYEIDDVERLQRRRQEETTEQPYQEVEKGLVYFNSKWRLLERRQQQVRELRAKHQVLLEELEDTKIRLMMDPSKWVGEFDVDQSMDKESPEYLEALAQATEELEFCVNLCKSHVMMVTCFDISMPSTPGTQEGLREVEV; encoded by the exons ATGATGGATTGGAAAGAGCT gGCAGCTCAGAAGCTTAACCTCTCCTCCAAACGGAAGAAACACCAACCCTCCCTGCTCCACCCACAGGAGCCCTCCATCTACCCAACTAATTTCAGTGGCATCCTGCAGGTCTCACCACCCCCGACTCCGCCATGTCTCCTCCGAGCCGTGTCCAAAGTGAAAGAGAACCCAGGGATGGGAAAG GTAAAAGTGATGATGCGAATCTGTCCGTCTCTGGAGGCTGTGGACTCCTCAGAGTCTCAGTCTTTCTTAAAAGTTGACAGCAGGAAAAAGCAGCTGACCCTCTACGACCCTGCATCCAGCCCGCACTCCAGCTCAGGGCACAGGAGATCCGCCACTGTGTCCGTCCCAAAGATATTTGCCTTCGATGCTGTTTTTACCCACGATGCCTCACAA GCTGAGGTGTGCTCAGGGACAGTAGCTGAGGTCATCCAGTCTGTGGTGAACGGTGCGGACGGCTGCATCTTCTGCTTCGGCCAAGTCAAGCTCG GCAAAACATACACCATGATTGGCAAAGACAGCTCCACTCAGAGCTTGGGCATTGTGCCCTGTGCTATTTCCTGGCTCTTCAAGCTCATCAACGAGCGCAAGGAGAAGACGGGCACTCGCTTCTCAGTTCGTGTGTCTGCTGTAGAAATCTTTGGGAAAGATGAAGAGCTGAAGGACCTGTTGTCTGAGGTGTCAACAGGCAGTCTGCAGGAGGGCCAGTCCCCGGGAATCCATCTGAGAGAGGATCCCATCTGTGGCACTCAG ctccagaaccagagcgAGCTTCGAGCCCCAACTGCTGAGAAAGCCGGCTTCTTCCTGGACGCAGCCCTCGCCGCACGCAGCACCAGCAGGCCAGATGCAGATGAAGATGAAAGGCGCAACTCGCACATGCTGTTCACACTACATATTTACCAATATCGCATGGAGAAAAGCGGCAAAGGAGGAA TGTCGGGTGGACGGAGCAGACTGCACCTTATTGATTTGGGAAGCTGTGAGAAGGTCCTGAGCAAAAGCAGAGATGGAGGTGGAGGCATGTGTCTTTCCCTGAACGCACTGGGAAACGTCATAATGGCTTTGACAAATGGAGCAAAACATGTACCTTACAG GGACAGCAAACTAACAATGTTGCTGAGGGAGTCTCTTGGCAACATCAACTGCAGAACCACCATGATTGCCCATATCTCAGATTCCCCAGCCCACTACGCTGATTCACTCAACACAATCCAGCTGGCTTCTCGTATTCACCGTATGAGGAAGAAGAAATCAAAG TATGCATCCAGTTCATCTGGAGGGGAAAGTTCCTGTGAGGAAGGCAGAGTTCGACGGCCTCCACACTTAAGACCGTTCCACCCTCGGACAGTAGCCCTGGATCCAGACCTGCCAGCTCTCCTCAGCGACCCAGAATACTCTTCAAGTAGTGAACAATCTTGTGATACCGTCATTTATGTCGGACCTGGGGGAACTGCAATTTCAGATAGAGAGCTTAGTGACAATGAAGGCCCACCTGCCTTTGTTCCCATAATCCCCTCGCTTAACAAGAAGAGATCTGCAAAAGAGGGCCCTCAGGATAGAGACCAGTTCTTTAAGTGCAACACATTTGCTGAGCTGCAGGAGAGATTGGAATGTATAGACGGTAGTGAAGAGCCCACTGCCTTTGTTGGAGAAGGCAAGAGAAACCAGGCTAgccctaaaacagaaaaatccaagGAAAACCAAGTCTGTAATTCACCAAAGACTGGAATAAATCTTTACAACAACCAAGAGGGAATCTCAACTAAACAATCTATTCCTATTCAAATATCCTGCAGTGCCAATGTTATACCCAAACTTGATGCCAACAAGAGACAATGCATGCCTTCAGAAAGGGTTCCAGCAGAGACTGTCCAAAATGTATGCAGAACCAGTGCAGATGGAGAGAAGGTGCTGATGTCTGAAAGCCAGGTCACCACAAACAGATCAACAGCTCCCATAGCCATAAGCTCTGAGCCTGTAGTAAGGGAGAAAGTTTATCCCAATAAGAAAGCTTTGCCGAAGCCAGCTCCACCTCCTTCACAACAAATGGAAAATCCTGAAAAAGGAGAACGATCAGGCACCAGGATGCCACCAGTGGGAATGAGCCACCAAGCTGTTAAAAGAAGGGACCCTTGCACATCGCCTTTTCTCAGAGCACCTGTAGAGGTGTGTCAAGTGCGCTCAACTTTAAGGGAAAGGTGTTTGGATCGCGATATCCTTAGAGCTACTGTCACCCTACAGCAGCCAGTGGAGCTGAATGGGGAGGATGAGTTAGTGTTTACTGTTGTGGAAGAGCTCTCCATTGGTAGTATTGTAGATAAGGGTCGGCCATCAAGCATTATTAGCTTTAACAGTGACTGCTCACTTCAGGCCCTGGCCTCTGGTTCTAGGCCTGTCAGCATCATCAGCAGCATCAATGATGAATTTGATGCCTACACATCAACTGTGGGAGGATCTGAGGTCAACATTGCCATGGTGACACCCACCCAGGAGAGCACAATGGAGTGTATAGACAGCAGGGGTTCGTCTATCAGTTCTTGGTTGAGTGAGGTCAGTGTCTGCACCTTGGAAAGTGAAGGGGCCCATTCAacagatgttttccttccacaggCCCAACACATAGGGCCAGAGTCCACCTTTTACTTCGATTCCcttgaaatgtttcattgtATGTCATCTACAAGAGATGCCAAGAGCTCCTTAAATGACAGTGGATTCAGTTTTTCTGAACAAGACAGTGACAGTGCCACATCAAGTAAACTGTCATTGTCGAGATGCCCCCAATCCCCAGAATCAACCAAAGGGTCCCTTCGATTTACATCTAAATTATCCAAAGCTCACTCAGTGAGCTCCCCTCCACTTCCACAGGGCTCCTCGATTGTCCACTCTAGTCTTCCCAGGAAGATTAAACCTACCTCATCCATCTCTCATAGCAgtagcagtagcagcagcagcagtagagATCCACCGAGGCAAGAAGCTAAACAGGAGGATCCCTGGCAGCGCGTCAACAACCACGCAGAACCTCAGACTTCTGACAGCAGCACCAGCAGATTTCTCAGAAATCCCCCCTGTGGTGTCTTTTCCAGCAAAGCATCTAACAACAGCAACAGTGTACCTCACCCTCCCAAGGTACAGGGGTCTACCTCATCCCAGAGAGTGGTTGATGGCTGTGAGAAGTCAGCTACCAGAAATCCACCCAGCAGAATGCCTCAGCTGAGGCGAGGAGCCACCACCCTGGGAACGGTGCCTGTTATTCATTCCTCTTCAGATCACAAGGGAAGCCAAGATATTGCTTCATCTTCTGGAAGCCTTAAATTCTCCTCGCTAGGGAAAAACAACAAGGCTAACTCACAGAAAGCAAGTAATCTCCCCAAGCCTGGTTGCACctcaccacctcctcctccagtTAGGAAATCAAGCCTTGATCACAAGACTAAGATTTTGCTGCCCCAAAGTGCCTTAAAGTCAGCATATGGAGTGGCAGTGAGGACCTATGGGGGAAGGACAGCTGTTTCAGAGGATGAACTTGAGGTACATCGTAAAGCAGACTCTACCAATTTCAAAACCTCCAGCCTCAACACAGCCAAAGTTACCTCTAGCCTGAAGGCCAAAGGTTCTAAAGGAGAGGTTGGTCTGCATTATGGCAGCCAAATGTCACTTGAAAGGTGTGAAAGCCTTTCTCTCTCTGGCTCCAGAGCTACGCTTAGCAGGGAAAACAGTGGAGCAAGTCTGGGTAGCAAATCCAACAAGTCAATTCCAAGATTTGGTATTCCTAATTCATCTAGTTCTCCGATAGCTACCTTCCAGTCTACTCAAAGTGGAGGAAACAATACTAAGCCAAGTCAGGCTAAGACCTCTGTAAATACAAGAGCATTAGGAGCAGTTAATGGGAATAAAGCACGCTCACTATCAGCCAATAACTCCAAGGGCCTCAGCTCCTCTACTAAATCTTTGGCCTCTCCCGTGACCCGGAATACTAATGCCAACCTCCCGCCAACAGGTCGAATATCAGGCTCTCGGACTACTGCTCCAGTCCCAAATAAACCTGGGAGAGGGACTATCATGGGCACAAAGCAGGCCATTAGGGCCGCAAACAGTCGTGTCAGCGAACTTGCAACAGGGAACATATCAGGAAAGCATGGGAGAGGTTCAGGAGATTCAGACAGCGGGAATGACAGTGGAGTAAATGTGGCTGATGACAAGTCCCCCACAGCCATGCTACCTTCTCCGTACAGTAAAATCACTGCACCCAGACGGCCTCAGCGCTATAGCAGTGGTCATGGCAGTGACAACAGCAGCGTGCTGAGTGGTGAACTGCCTCCAGCCATGGGCCGCACAGCTCTGTTCTACCACAGTGGAGGCAGCAGCGGATATGAGAGCATGATCAGGGACAGTGAAGCCACAGGTAGTGCTTCGTCTGCCCTTGACTCCATGAGTGAAAGTGGGATTTCATCTTCAGGCAGAGCAAGGAGCTCCAAGTATCCCAAGAAAAGAGCTAATg GCTTCCAGAGAAGGCGACTTATTCCTGCACCCCTGCCAGACACATCATCCTTGGGGAAAAAGGTGGCCCCAGCAGGCCAGTGGGTGGACTTGCCTCCTATGTCTGGACAGTTGAAAGAGCCCTTTGAGATCAAAGTATATGAGATTGATGATGTGGAACGGCTCCAAAGACGGCGTCAGGAGGAAACCACAGAG CAACCCTACCAAGAAGTTGAAAAG GGTCTGGTGTATTTTAACAGCAAGTGGAGGTTGCTAGAGAGAAGGCAACAGCAGGTGAGGGAATTAAGAGCAAAACATCAAGTGTTGTTGGAGGAGCTAGAGGACACAAAGATTCGACTAATGATGGATCCGAGCAAGTGGGTTGGAGAAT TTGATGTGGACCAGAGTATGGATAAAGAGTCTCCAGAGTACCTGGAGGCCTTGGCACAGGCCACAGAGGAGTTGGAGTTTTGCGTCAATCTTTGCAAGTCCCACGTCATGATGGTGACTTGTTTCGACATCAGCATGCCGTCGACACCCGGCACTCAAGAGGGACTGCGGGAAGTTGAAGTCTGA